In Zingiber officinale cultivar Zhangliang chromosome 3B, Zo_v1.1, whole genome shotgun sequence, a single window of DNA contains:
- the LOC121967217 gene encoding uncharacterized protein LOC121967217 isoform X1 translates to MAVRFLLSSASKPPPLMQNPIANSHAKPLLSFVSRIPSGFCLDRREIVVSIVSLTAALALGVSPLDSLSEVTEPPPREPVLAGIANTKSWFQFYGDGFSIRVPPLFEDIMEPEEYNTGFSFYGDKAKPKTFAARFASQDRSEVLTVLIRPSNQLKITFLEAKDITDLGSLREAAKIFVPGGANLYSGRTIKIKEDESFRIYYFYEFGIDTQHVAMVACVDSGKAYVAGAAAPQDKWDDDGVMLRSAAISLSVL, encoded by the exons ATGGCCGTTCGGTTCCTCCTCTCCTCCGCATCAAAACCCCCTCCCCTAATGCAAAACCCTATCGCAAACTCCCACGCAAAACCTCTTCTCAGCTTCGTCTCCAGAATCCCTTCTGGTTTCTGCCTCGACAGGCGAGAAATCGTAGTGTCCATCGTATCCTTGACCGCGGCATTGGCCCTCGGGGTCTCTCCTCTCGATTCCCTGTCGGAGGTGACTGAGCCTCCTCCTCGCGAGCCTGTGCTCGCCGGAATCGCTAACACCAAGTCATGGTTTCAGTTCTACGGCGACGGGTTCTCGATCCGCGTCCCGCCGCTGTTCGAGGACATCATGGAGCCAGAG GAATATAATACCGGATTTTCATTCTATGGGGATAAAGCAAAACCTAAGACATTTGCAGCTCGTTTCGCATCCCAGGACAG GTCCGAAGTTCTCACTGTGCTTATTCGACCATCAAACCAGCTCAAGATCACATTTCTAGAG GCAAAAGATATTACAGATTTAGGATCTCTTAGGGAAGCTGCAAAGATATTTGTACCTG GTGGTGCAAATTTGTATTCTGGCCGCACCATAAAGATTAAGGAAGATGAAAGTTTTAG GATATATTACTTCTATGAGTTCGGCATCGATACACAACATGTTGCTATGGTGGCCTGTGTAGATAGTGGAAAG GCATATGTAGCCGGTGCAGCGGCACCTCAGGATAAATGGGATGATGACGGTGTCATGCTACGATCTGCTGCAATTTCCCTTTCAGTTTTGTAG
- the LOC121967216 gene encoding uncharacterized protein At5g19025-like isoform X2, translated as MRPHSHSSSSKSSRRHSSTFDGGGGGGHHHLLPSISICASCKNSPSAATLDLLILLLILFCSAFLTASSLAHVFRSLDLLLPAASFRHAPYPYLAALLLFLAAFFAVALLSCFRPCFLPWSRLRFCGRPRCRGLKKALEFDVQLQTEECIRSPDPAQVAALKEIDDLPWKGGQQGNNPDYECLRVELRRMAPPNGRAVLFFRARCGCPLAKLEAWGPKRRHKKAVANISSGGG; from the exons ATGCGCCCCCATTCTCATTCCTCCTCTTCCAAGTCCTCGAGGCGCCACTCCTCGACCTTCgacggaggcggcggcggcggccaccaccacctcctcCCCAGCATCTCCATCTGCGCCTCCTGCAAGAACTCCCCCTCCGCCGCCACCCTTGAcctcctcatcctcctcctcaTTCTCTTCTGCTCCGCCTTCCTCACTGCTTCCTCCCTCGCCCACGTCTTCCGATCTCTCGACCTCCTCCTCCCCGCCGCCTCATTCCGCCACGCACCCTACCCCTACCTTGCCGCTCTCCTCCTCTTTCTCGCCGCCTTCTTCGCTGTCGCCTTACTCTCCTGCTTCCGGCCATGCTTCCTTCCCTGGTCCCGCCTCCGCTTCTGCGGAAGGCCTCGCTGCCGCGGCCTCAAGAAGGCCCTCGAGTTCGATGTCCAGCTTCAGACCGAGGAGTGCATCCGCTCGCCCGACCCCGCTCAGGTCGCCGCCTTGAAGGAAATCGACGATCTACCCTGGAAGGGAGGTCAGCAAGGTAACAACCCCGATTATGAATGCCTGCGCGTAGAGCTCAGGAGGATGGCTCCGCCCAATGGCCGTGCCGTCTTGTTCTTCCGTGCCCGATGCGGTTGTCCACTGGCAAAGCTCGAGGCCTGGGGACCCAAGCGCCGGCACAAGAA GGCCGTAGCAAATATATCCAGTGGTGGTGGATGA
- the LOC121967217 gene encoding uncharacterized protein LOC121967217 isoform X2 — protein MAVRFLLSSASKPPPLMQNPIANSHAKPLLSFVSRIPSGFCLDRREIVVSIVSLTAALALGVSPLDSLSEVTEPPPREPVLAGIANTKSWFQFYGDGFSIRVPPLFEDIMEPEEYNTGFSFYGDKAKPKTFAARFASQDRSEVLTVLIRPSNQLKITFLEAKDITDLGSLREAAKIFVPGGANLYSGRTIKIKEDESFRHM, from the exons ATGGCCGTTCGGTTCCTCCTCTCCTCCGCATCAAAACCCCCTCCCCTAATGCAAAACCCTATCGCAAACTCCCACGCAAAACCTCTTCTCAGCTTCGTCTCCAGAATCCCTTCTGGTTTCTGCCTCGACAGGCGAGAAATCGTAGTGTCCATCGTATCCTTGACCGCGGCATTGGCCCTCGGGGTCTCTCCTCTCGATTCCCTGTCGGAGGTGACTGAGCCTCCTCCTCGCGAGCCTGTGCTCGCCGGAATCGCTAACACCAAGTCATGGTTTCAGTTCTACGGCGACGGGTTCTCGATCCGCGTCCCGCCGCTGTTCGAGGACATCATGGAGCCAGAG GAATATAATACCGGATTTTCATTCTATGGGGATAAAGCAAAACCTAAGACATTTGCAGCTCGTTTCGCATCCCAGGACAG GTCCGAAGTTCTCACTGTGCTTATTCGACCATCAAACCAGCTCAAGATCACATTTCTAGAG GCAAAAGATATTACAGATTTAGGATCTCTTAGGGAAGCTGCAAAGATATTTGTACCTG GTGGTGCAAATTTGTATTCTGGCCGCACCATAAAGATTAAGGAAGATGAAAGTTTTAG GCATATGTAG
- the LOC121967216 gene encoding uncharacterized protein At5g19025-like isoform X1: protein MRPHSHSSSSKSSRRHSSTFDGGGGGGHHHLLPSISICASCKNSPSAATLDLLILLLILFCSAFLTASSLAHVFRSLDLLLPAASFRHAPYPYLAALLLFLAAFFAVALLSCFRPCFLPWSRLRFCGRPRCRGLKKALEFDVQLQTEECIRSPDPAQVAALKEIDDLPWKGGQQGNNPDYECLRVELRRMAPPNGRAVLFFRARCGCPLAKLEAWGPKRRHKNSNGIDQDKAYLIQ from the exons ATGCGCCCCCATTCTCATTCCTCCTCTTCCAAGTCCTCGAGGCGCCACTCCTCGACCTTCgacggaggcggcggcggcggccaccaccacctcctcCCCAGCATCTCCATCTGCGCCTCCTGCAAGAACTCCCCCTCCGCCGCCACCCTTGAcctcctcatcctcctcctcaTTCTCTTCTGCTCCGCCTTCCTCACTGCTTCCTCCCTCGCCCACGTCTTCCGATCTCTCGACCTCCTCCTCCCCGCCGCCTCATTCCGCCACGCACCCTACCCCTACCTTGCCGCTCTCCTCCTCTTTCTCGCCGCCTTCTTCGCTGTCGCCTTACTCTCCTGCTTCCGGCCATGCTTCCTTCCCTGGTCCCGCCTCCGCTTCTGCGGAAGGCCTCGCTGCCGCGGCCTCAAGAAGGCCCTCGAGTTCGATGTCCAGCTTCAGACCGAGGAGTGCATCCGCTCGCCCGACCCCGCTCAGGTCGCCGCCTTGAAGGAAATCGACGATCTACCCTGGAAGGGAGGTCAGCAAGGTAACAACCCCGATTATGAATGCCTGCGCGTAGAGCTCAGGAGGATGGCTCCGCCCAATGGCCGTGCCGTCTTGTTCTTCCGTGCCCGATGCGGTTGTCCACTGGCAAAGCTCGAGGCCTGGGGACCCAAGCGCCGGCACAAGAA TTCAAATGGTATTGATCAAGACAAAGCTTATCTTATCCAATAA
- the LOC121967216 gene encoding uncharacterized protein At5g19025-like isoform X3: protein MRPHSHSSSSKSSRRHSSTFDGGGGGGHHHLLPSISICASCKNSPSAATLDLLILLLILFCSAFLTASSLAHVFRSLDLLLPAASFRHAPYPYLAALLLFLAAFFAVALLSCFRPCFLPWSRLRFCGRPRCRGLKKALEFDVQLQTEECIRSPDPAQVAALKEIDDLPWKGGQQGNNPDYECLRVELRRMAPPNGRAVLFFRARCGCPLAKLEAWGPKRRHKKVMKSLL from the exons ATGCGCCCCCATTCTCATTCCTCCTCTTCCAAGTCCTCGAGGCGCCACTCCTCGACCTTCgacggaggcggcggcggcggccaccaccacctcctcCCCAGCATCTCCATCTGCGCCTCCTGCAAGAACTCCCCCTCCGCCGCCACCCTTGAcctcctcatcctcctcctcaTTCTCTTCTGCTCCGCCTTCCTCACTGCTTCCTCCCTCGCCCACGTCTTCCGATCTCTCGACCTCCTCCTCCCCGCCGCCTCATTCCGCCACGCACCCTACCCCTACCTTGCCGCTCTCCTCCTCTTTCTCGCCGCCTTCTTCGCTGTCGCCTTACTCTCCTGCTTCCGGCCATGCTTCCTTCCCTGGTCCCGCCTCCGCTTCTGCGGAAGGCCTCGCTGCCGCGGCCTCAAGAAGGCCCTCGAGTTCGATGTCCAGCTTCAGACCGAGGAGTGCATCCGCTCGCCCGACCCCGCTCAGGTCGCCGCCTTGAAGGAAATCGACGATCTACCCTGGAAGGGAGGTCAGCAAGGTAACAACCCCGATTATGAATGCCTGCGCGTAGAGCTCAGGAGGATGGCTCCGCCCAATGGCCGTGCCGTCTTGTTCTTCCGTGCCCGATGCGGTTGTCCACTGGCAAAGCTCGAGGCCTGGGGACCCAAGCGCCGGCACAAGAA GGTTATGAAATCTCTTCTGTAG